A window from Crocosphaera sp. UHCC 0190 encodes these proteins:
- a CDS encoding type II toxin-antitoxin system HicB family antitoxin — protein MLTYKGYTGHIDIDLDSSILFGRVLDIKDVITFQGQTIEEARQEFYNSIDDYLEFCEEIGQSPDKPFSGKFHFRTTPETHRKITIAATKEGKSINRWMEDVLTKAANQSIK, from the coding sequence ATGTTAACTTACAAGGGCTATACTGGTCATATTGATATCGATCTTGACAGTAGTATATTGTTTGGTCGTGTTCTTGATATTAAAGATGTTATTACATTTCAAGGACAAACTATTGAAGAAGCACGTCAAGAGTTTTATAATTCTATTGATGATTATTTAGAATTTTGTGAGGAAATAGGGCAATCTCCTGATAAGCCATTTTCTGGCAAGTTTCATTTTCGGACAACTCCAGAAACTCACCGAAAAATCACCATTGCTGCAACAAAAGAAGGTAAAAGTATTAATCGTTGGATGGAGGATGTTTTAACAAAAGCAGCCAATCAAAGTATTAAGTAA
- a CDS encoding peroxidase family protein encodes MINCISVQRISFCLGTLGSLLTSVPSIAAEFRTIDGTNNNPLDLGAANTQLLRLASPQYQDGISEPRGDINLPNPRAISNGIAAQSSLIPNSLQASNWIWQWGQFIDHDLDLTPANTTSPELFNIPVPTGDPFFDPNSTGNQVIGFERSIFDENSNPRQQINQITSFIDASNIYGSDVTRANELRGSNGTLMMSVADNGEGLSMLDANQNFISGDIRANEQIALTATHSLFNREHNRLVGSIKQRLDDGETALVDEFNHSGLSEDDFFYEAARKVLGAEIQKITYEEYLPILLGPNALSSFTGYNALVNPSISNEFSTAAFRVGHTLLSPTLLRLNNDGTVADEGNIALRDAFNNPDQLKQFGADSLLLGLASANAQEVDTLIIDDVRNFLFGQPGMGGMDLASLNIQRGRDHGIPDLNTVRLALGLLPYSSFLELTGGDVDLANAFESIYGSINEVDLWIAGLAETHFNGGLVGETFFAIIKDQFERLRDGDRFFYQNADELADILLFDPDFNNTTLSNIIQRNTSITNLQENVFIYVSTPESSPVFSLLLFGICGAMGLKVNRTKIVISREGKCPPNLKND; translated from the coding sequence ATGATTAATTGTATAAGCGTTCAGCGCATTAGTTTCTGTTTAGGGACTCTGGGGAGTCTCTTAACATCTGTTCCCAGTATCGCTGCTGAATTCCGCACCATTGACGGGACAAATAATAACCCCTTAGACTTAGGTGCAGCCAATACCCAACTGCTACGCCTAGCCTCGCCCCAGTATCAAGATGGAATTTCAGAACCGAGAGGAGATATTAACCTACCAAATCCTCGCGCTATTAGTAATGGAATAGCGGCACAATCAAGTTTAATTCCTAATAGTTTGCAGGCGAGTAATTGGATTTGGCAATGGGGACAATTTATCGATCATGATCTTGATTTGACCCCAGCTAATACTACCTCACCAGAACTGTTTAATATTCCCGTCCCCACAGGTGATCCGTTTTTTGATCCCAACAGTACCGGAAACCAAGTAATTGGCTTTGAACGCTCTATTTTTGATGAAAATAGTAATCCTCGCCAACAAATTAACCAGATTACCTCCTTTATTGACGCTTCTAATATTTATGGTTCCGATGTAACTAGGGCTAACGAACTGAGAGGTAGCAATGGCACACTGATGATGAGTGTCGCCGATAATGGGGAAGGCCTCTCAATGCTGGATGCCAATCAAAATTTCATCTCTGGTGATATCAGGGCTAATGAACAAATCGCCTTAACCGCCACTCATTCCCTATTTAATCGAGAACATAATCGACTGGTGGGAAGCATCAAACAGCGTCTAGATGACGGTGAAACTGCCTTAGTTGATGAGTTTAATCATTCAGGGTTGAGTGAGGATGACTTTTTCTATGAAGCAGCGAGAAAAGTCCTAGGGGCCGAGATCCAAAAAATCACCTATGAGGAATATCTCCCCATCCTATTAGGGCCGAATGCTTTATCATCCTTTACAGGTTATAACGCTCTGGTTAATCCGAGCATTAGTAACGAATTTTCAACGGCCGCTTTTCGGGTTGGCCACACCCTACTCTCTCCTACTCTACTACGACTTAACAATGATGGAACTGTCGCGGATGAGGGAAATATAGCCCTACGGGATGCTTTTAATAACCCCGATCAACTCAAACAATTTGGGGCAGACTCCTTATTATTAGGGTTAGCTTCGGCCAACGCCCAAGAAGTGGATACCCTGATCATCGATGATGTCAGAAATTTCCTGTTTGGACAACCTGGGATGGGGGGGATGGATTTAGCTTCTTTGAATATACAACGGGGGCGAGATCATGGTATTCCTGATCTTAATACTGTTCGTTTAGCCCTTGGTTTATTACCCTATAGCAGCTTTTTAGAGTTAACGGGAGGAGATGTAGACTTAGCTAATGCTTTTGAGTCAATTTATGGGTCAATTAATGAAGTAGATCTTTGGATCGCGGGACTAGCGGAAACCCATTTTAATGGGGGTTTAGTGGGGGAAACTTTCTTTGCTATTATCAAAGATCAATTTGAGAGACTGCGGGACGGTGATCGCTTTTTCTATCAAAATGCCGATGAATTAGCGGATATTTTGCTATTCGATCCTGACTTTAATAACACTACCCTATCTAACATTATCCAACGCAATACTAGCATTACTAACCTTCAGGAAAATGTGTTTATCTATGTTAGTACCCCTGAGTCTTCCCCTGTCTTCTCCTTGCTTCTTTTCGGTATTTGTGGGGCAATGGGGTTGAAGGTAAATCGAACAAAAATAGTGATTAGTCGGGAGGGTAAATGCCCACCCAATCTAAAGAATGATTAA
- a CDS encoding phosphoribosyltransferase has translation MNTRFHDRPEAGQQLATRLTEFKNRKDVLVLALPRGGVPVAFEIAKKLNLPLDVCLVRKLGVPDRRELAMGAIASGGVRIINYNVVNWLNLSPSIIEKVTQEEKLELARRELVYRGDKPWPTITHQTIILVDDGIATGSTIKAAIAILKQQHPQKIIVAVPVAPPSVCRQLELEVAQVVCLEKPDNLNSISLWYDDFSQTSDQEVCNLLALTSGVSLAN, from the coding sequence ATGAATACTAGGTTTCATGATCGCCCAGAAGCAGGGCAACAGTTAGCTACTCGCCTAACGGAGTTTAAAAACCGCAAGGATGTCTTAGTTTTAGCGTTGCCGAGGGGTGGGGTTCCCGTAGCGTTTGAAATTGCTAAAAAACTAAATCTTCCCTTGGATGTTTGTTTAGTGAGAAAATTGGGGGTTCCTGATCGCCGAGAATTGGCTATGGGTGCGATCGCTTCTGGTGGGGTGAGAATCATTAATTATAATGTGGTGAACTGGTTAAATCTCTCACCAAGTATTATTGAAAAAGTTACTCAAGAAGAAAAGCTTGAATTAGCGCGTCGTGAACTGGTTTATCGCGGGGATAAACCCTGGCCAACGATTACCCACCAAACCATTATACTTGTGGATGATGGTATTGCCACAGGCTCAACGATTAAAGCTGCGATCGCTATTTTAAAGCAACAACATCCTCAAAAAATTATTGTAGCGGTTCCTGTTGCGCCTCCCTCTGTTTGTCGCCAATTAGAGCTTGAAGTTGCTCAAGTAGTTTGTTTAGAAAAGCCAGATAATCTTAATTCTATCAGTCTTTGGTATGATGATTTTTCTCAAACCAGCGATCAGGAAGTTTGTAACTTATTAGCTCTCACTTCTGGGGTTTCTCTTGCTAATTAA
- a CDS encoding iron ABC transporter permease — protein MTESKPVSLTPKSRLSRFSLNSWTALVIIIAALIATPILFVVSSLFTNAQAVWQHLAATVLTDYIINSLLLMFGVGVGVLMMGVSTAWLVTLCRFWGCSWFEWLLLLPLSAPAYLLAYTYTNMLDYYGPVQITLRQWFGWSNVNDYWFPDIRSLWGAIIMLILVLYPYVYLLARTAFLEQSICTLEASRSLGCSPWQSFFKVALPLARPAIMAGLALALMETLNDFGTVQYFGVNTFTTGIYSTWFGLGERQAAAQLAAFLMLFIVGLITLELWSRRQARYYQTSSPQLHLPRYQLNSWRAIIAWFVCFLPFFGGFLVPAIYLIHLVIANATDALANNFWQLASHSLIVAVITAIAGLLLALIMAYGQRLQNNLFMKISIRIAALGYAIPGSVIAVGILIPVGKLDNAIANFIQHTFNLKIGLLISGTIVALIYAYLVRFLPVAFGAVESSLGKIKPSLDDAARSLGSTPSNILVKVHTPLMTGGMLTSIMLVFVDVMKELPATLVIRPFNFDTLAIRVYQYASDERLPEAAAPALAIVLVGMIPVIFLSWQLAKSRRMD, from the coding sequence ATGACCGAATCTAAACCCGTTTCTCTCACCCCCAAATCTCGGCTCAGTCGTTTTTCCTTGAATAGTTGGACAGCACTGGTAATCATCATTGCCGCTTTAATTGCCACACCGATTTTATTTGTTGTTAGTAGCCTTTTTACCAATGCTCAAGCCGTCTGGCAACACTTAGCTGCAACCGTCCTCACGGATTATATTATCAACTCTCTGTTGCTGATGTTTGGCGTTGGGGTAGGGGTACTGATGATGGGAGTCTCAACCGCTTGGTTAGTCACCTTATGTCGCTTTTGGGGATGTAGTTGGTTTGAATGGTTATTGTTACTTCCTTTGTCTGCCCCTGCCTATTTATTAGCTTACACTTATACGAATATGCTGGACTATTATGGCCCAGTACAAATCACCCTGCGTCAGTGGTTTGGATGGAGTAATGTTAATGATTATTGGTTCCCTGATATTCGTTCTTTATGGGGAGCAATAATCATGTTAATTCTAGTGCTTTATCCCTATGTTTATTTACTAGCACGGACTGCTTTTTTAGAACAATCTATCTGCACCTTAGAAGCGAGTCGTTCTTTAGGATGTAGCCCTTGGCAAAGCTTTTTTAAAGTGGCTCTTCCCTTAGCTCGTCCTGCTATTATGGCGGGGTTGGCTTTAGCTTTGATGGAAACCCTTAATGATTTTGGAACAGTACAATATTTTGGCGTAAATACGTTTACTACTGGAATTTATAGTACCTGGTTTGGATTAGGGGAACGGCAAGCAGCAGCGCAATTAGCCGCATTTTTAATGTTGTTTATTGTGGGATTAATTACCCTAGAATTATGGTCACGTCGTCAAGCTCGTTATTATCAAACCAGTAGTCCTCAGCTTCATTTACCACGATATCAACTGAATTCATGGCGAGCAATTATTGCCTGGTTTGTTTGTTTTTTACCCTTCTTTGGCGGATTTTTAGTTCCGGCAATTTATTTGATTCATTTAGTCATTGCCAATGCCACTGATGCCCTGGCTAATAATTTTTGGCAGTTGGCAAGTCATAGTTTAATTGTGGCGGTTATTACTGCGATCGCTGGGTTACTTCTTGCCTTAATTATGGCCTATGGACAGCGATTACAAAACAATCTTTTTATGAAGATTAGTATTAGAATTGCTGCCTTGGGTTATGCTATTCCTGGCTCGGTTATTGCGGTGGGAATTTTAATTCCCGTGGGGAAATTGGATAATGCGATCGCTAATTTTATCCAACATACTTTTAATCTAAAAATCGGGTTATTAATTAGTGGTACTATTGTCGCTTTAATTTATGCTTATTTAGTGCGTTTTTTACCCGTTGCATTTGGGGCAGTAGAGTCGAGTTTAGGGAAAATAAAACCAAGTTTAGATGATGCAGCCAGAAGTTTAGGCTCAACCCCTAGCAATATTTTAGTTAAGGTACATACTCCCTTAATGACAGGGGGAATGTTAACCTCAATTATGTTAGTATTTGTCGATGTTATGAAGGAATTACCTGCCACTTTGGTTATTCGTCCTTTTAACTTTGATACTTTAGCAATTAGAGTTTATCAATATGCCTCGGATGAACGTTTACCAGAGGCAGCAGCCCCCGCTTTAGCCATTGTTTTAGTTGGCATGATTCCGGTCATTTTTCTGAGTTGGCAACTGGCTAAATCAAGACGAATGGATTAA
- a CDS encoding ferredoxin--nitrite reductase — MVQSIQPQTTVSLNKFEKLKAEKDGLAIKDELEYLAQIGWEAMDKTDLEHRLKWLGVFYRPVTPGKFMLRMRIPNGILTSEQMRVLGNIVQRYGDDGSADITTRQNLQLRGIRLEDIPDIFSRLKAVEMTSMQSGMDNVRNITGSPVAGLDQEELIDTRELVQKVQDMITNNGEGNYDFTNLPRKFNIAIEGGRDNSVHAEINDIAFVPAYKNGELGFNVVVGGFFSAKRCEAAIPLNVWVAPTVEAVVGLCHAILTVYREHGLRANRQKSRLMWLIDEWGIDKFRAEVEAELGYALATEAEKDAIDWEKRDHLGIFPQKQTGLNYVGLHVPVGRFSAQDMLDLARIAEVYGSGEIRLTVEQNVIIPNIAEDNLETFLAEPILEKFTINPKPLQRALISCTGAQFCNFALVETKNRAVALAKTLDETLDLPQTVRIHWTGCPNSCGQPQVADIGLMGTKVRKDGKTVEGVDLYMGGKVGKDAHLGTCVQKGIACDDLLPVLSEILLKNFGAKRR, encoded by the coding sequence GTGGTTCAAAGTATTCAACCTCAAACCACCGTATCTTTAAACAAATTTGAAAAACTTAAGGCAGAAAAAGATGGACTAGCGATCAAAGATGAACTGGAATACTTAGCTCAGATCGGTTGGGAAGCGATGGACAAAACCGATCTGGAACATCGTCTTAAATGGCTTGGGGTCTTTTATCGCCCCGTTACTCCCGGCAAGTTCATGTTAAGAATGCGAATACCTAATGGCATTTTAACCAGTGAACAAATGCGAGTTCTCGGTAACATTGTACAGCGATATGGGGACGATGGCAGTGCCGACATTACCACCAGGCAAAATCTGCAATTAAGGGGTATTCGTCTGGAAGATATTCCCGATATTTTCAGTCGTCTGAAGGCAGTTGAGATGACATCTATGCAGTCGGGAATGGATAATGTGCGGAACATTACAGGATCACCTGTTGCGGGGTTAGATCAAGAGGAATTAATTGATACCCGTGAGTTAGTTCAAAAAGTCCAAGACATGATTACCAACAATGGCGAAGGTAATTATGATTTTACTAATCTGCCCCGTAAATTCAATATTGCCATTGAAGGGGGACGAGATAACTCAGTTCATGCAGAAATTAACGATATTGCCTTTGTCCCTGCCTATAAAAATGGTGAATTAGGGTTTAATGTGGTAGTCGGTGGCTTTTTCTCTGCTAAACGTTGTGAAGCGGCTATTCCTCTTAATGTTTGGGTTGCTCCAACCGTAGAAGCAGTTGTTGGTTTATGCCATGCCATTTTAACCGTTTATCGGGAGCATGGTTTACGAGCAAACCGTCAAAAATCCCGTTTAATGTGGTTAATTGATGAATGGGGAATCGATAAATTTCGGGCTGAAGTGGAAGCAGAATTAGGTTATGCTTTGGCAACGGAAGCGGAAAAAGATGCTATTGACTGGGAAAAACGAGATCATCTGGGTATCTTCCCTCAAAAACAAACAGGCTTAAATTATGTTGGCTTGCACGTCCCCGTAGGTCGGTTTTCTGCCCAAGATATGTTAGATTTGGCAAGAATTGCTGAAGTCTATGGCAGTGGAGAGATACGCTTAACCGTTGAGCAAAATGTCATCATTCCTAACATTGCTGAGGACAACTTAGAGACATTTTTAGCTGAACCGATCTTAGAAAAGTTTACCATCAACCCAAAACCCTTACAACGGGCCTTAATTTCCTGTACGGGGGCGCAATTTTGTAACTTTGCTTTAGTAGAAACAAAAAACCGCGCTGTTGCTTTGGCCAAGACTTTGGATGAAACCTTAGATTTACCCCAAACCGTGCGAATTCATTGGACAGGGTGTCCTAACTCCTGCGGACAACCCCAAGTTGCAGATATTGGGTTAATGGGAACCAAAGTCCGCAAAGATGGCAAAACTGTGGAAGGGGTTGACCTGTATATGGGGGGAAAAGTGGGCAAAGATGCTCATTTAGGAACTTGTGTGCAAAAAGGGATTGCCTGTGATGATTTATTACCTGTTTTGTCTGAAATTTTGCTCAAGAATTTCGGCGCAAAACGACGGTAA
- a CDS encoding MFS transporter — protein sequence MLGEMWSLRGRYKILHLTWFAFFLSFVVWFNLAPLATQVKADFGLEEGQIRTLAICNVALTVPARIIIGMLLDKYGPRITYTLLLIYAAIPCLIFATAQNFSQLVISRLALSIVGAGFVIGIRMVAEWFPPKEIGIAEGIYGGWGNFGSAAAAFTLPAIGGWLAFGAMTPAGVPLLNWRICIAGTGIIAALYGIFYYNNVKDHPPGKTYRKPKSARGIEVTTKRDFWFLMVMNAPLSGILMVLAWRLKKVGLYDVNTMYIVWACLVGLYLFQAYNCWVVNKDLMTGKKQYPAKDRYNFSQVAILELTYFVNFGSELAVVSMLPAFFQGTFTLTPAQAGMIASSYAFMNLMSRPGGGLISDKLGSRKNTMAVLTLCMGIGYLMLGSVGSGWWLPGAIILTMTCSFFVQAGEGSTFAIVPLVKRRITGQVAGNVGAYGNVGAVAYLTIFSLLPEWLGGGKDPSTAIIAQANTAFFQIMGIIAVTVAFLCWFILKEPHGSFAEHHEGEAEGEEFHHESILETEPSVDSIARG from the coding sequence ATGCTTGGAGAAATGTGGTCCCTACGTGGACGGTATAAAATCCTCCACCTGACTTGGTTTGCTTTCTTTCTGTCCTTTGTGGTGTGGTTTAACCTTGCACCTTTAGCCACTCAAGTTAAAGCTGACTTTGGCTTAGAAGAAGGTCAAATCAGAACCCTGGCTATTTGTAACGTGGCTTTGACGGTTCCGGCCCGGATTATTATTGGGATGCTATTAGATAAATATGGCCCCAGAATCACTTATACTCTGCTGTTAATCTATGCAGCCATTCCCTGTTTAATTTTTGCCACAGCACAGAATTTTAGTCAGTTAGTAATTAGTCGTCTAGCCTTAAGTATTGTGGGTGCAGGGTTTGTCATTGGTATTCGTATGGTAGCAGAATGGTTCCCTCCCAAAGAAATTGGTATCGCTGAAGGAATTTATGGCGGTTGGGGTAACTTTGGCTCTGCGGCGGCGGCTTTTACCTTACCTGCGATCGGCGGTTGGTTGGCTTTTGGTGCAATGACTCCCGCAGGTGTTCCCCTGTTAAACTGGCGAATTTGTATCGCGGGAACGGGTATTATTGCGGCTCTCTACGGCATTTTTTACTATAACAATGTCAAAGATCATCCCCCCGGTAAAACCTATCGTAAGCCCAAAAGTGCCAGAGGTATTGAAGTAACTACAAAGCGGGATTTCTGGTTTTTAATGGTGATGAATGCGCCCTTATCCGGCATTCTCATGGTATTAGCTTGGCGGTTAAAGAAAGTCGGGCTTTATGATGTCAATACGATGTATATTGTTTGGGCCTGTTTAGTCGGTTTATATCTGTTCCAAGCTTATAACTGTTGGGTGGTTAATAAAGACTTGATGACGGGTAAAAAACAGTATCCTGCCAAAGATCGTTACAATTTCTCTCAAGTCGCTATCTTAGAGTTAACCTATTTTGTCAATTTTGGCTCAGAATTAGCGGTTGTTTCCATGCTTCCGGCCTTCTTCCAAGGAACTTTTACCCTAACCCCTGCACAAGCAGGTATGATCGCTTCGAGTTACGCTTTTATGAACTTGATGTCCCGTCCAGGTGGGGGCTTAATTTCTGATAAATTGGGTAGTCGTAAGAATACGATGGCTGTCTTAACTCTGTGTATGGGTATCGGTTATCTGATGTTAGGGAGTGTCGGTAGTGGTTGGTGGCTTCCTGGAGCGATCATTTTAACCATGACTTGTTCTTTCTTTGTGCAAGCAGGAGAAGGGTCTACCTTTGCCATTGTACCCCTAGTTAAACGTCGTATTACGGGTCAGGTTGCCGGGAATGTGGGAGCTTACGGAAATGTCGGTGCAGTGGCTTATTTAACGATTTTTAGCTTATTACCCGAATGGTTAGGGGGAGGCAAAGACCCCAGTACCGCGATCATCGCTCAAGCAAATACCGCCTTTTTCCAGATTATGGGTATCATAGCGGTTACAGTGGCTTTCTTATGCTGGTTTATTCTTAAAGAACCTCATGGATCATTTGCTGAACACCATGAAGGAGAAGCAGAAGGGGAAGAATTTCATCATGAAAGCATCTTAGAAACTGAACCTTCTGTTGATTCTATTGCCAGAGGTTAA
- a CDS encoding aspartoacylase, producing the protein MIKKIKKVALFGGTHGNEMTGIYLIKKFLKNPHLIERSTFDIFPFLANPKAIDLRVRYVDTDLNRCFDQRDIDNLDHGLYEQLLAKTIYQKLIKNQIQFLIDLHSTTSQMGLSIILSDTNSFHLCLVSYLSSIYPELKVLYYRSERENLLLRSSTELGLTIEVGPVAQGILDATLFSQTEQLIYSLLDYLDNYNQEEIADLPRKLTYYEVFKTIDYPRNHQEITGMIHPTLQFKDYQPLNPGDPLFITFDGETITYEGDTTVYPVFINESAYYEKSIAMCLTEKREVTVNMNQE; encoded by the coding sequence ATGATTAAAAAAATTAAGAAAGTAGCCCTTTTTGGTGGCACTCATGGCAATGAAATGACCGGAATCTATTTAATTAAAAAGTTTCTCAAAAATCCTCATTTAATTGAGCGATCAACTTTTGATATTTTCCCCTTTTTAGCTAATCCTAAAGCCATTGATTTAAGGGTAAGATATGTTGATACCGACTTAAATAGATGTTTTGATCAGCGAGATATTGACAATTTAGATCATGGCCTTTATGAGCAACTTTTAGCGAAAACAATTTATCAAAAACTGATCAAAAATCAGATTCAATTTCTCATTGATTTACATAGCACAACTTCCCAAATGGGACTAAGTATTATTCTCTCTGATACTAATTCTTTTCATTTATGTTTAGTCAGTTATTTAAGTTCAATTTATCCTGAACTTAAGGTTTTATATTATCGTTCAGAACGAGAAAACCTTTTATTAAGAAGTAGTACCGAGTTAGGACTTACTATTGAAGTTGGGCCAGTTGCTCAAGGAATTTTAGATGCTACCTTATTTAGTCAAACAGAACAACTTATTTATAGTTTATTAGATTATTTAGATAACTATAATCAAGAAGAAATCGCAGATTTACCCAGAAAATTAACTTATTACGAAGTATTTAAAACCATTGATTATCCCCGTAATCATCAAGAGATAACAGGAATGATTCATCCCACACTGCAATTTAAAGATTATCAACCTCTTAATCCTGGCGATCCCTTATTTATTACCTTTGATGGAGAAACCATTACTTATGAAGGAGATACTACAGTTTATCCTGTCTTTATTAATGAATCAGCTTATTATGAAAAAAGTATTGCTATGTGTTTGACAGAAAAGCGAGAAGTAACGGTAAATATGAATCAAGAATAG
- a CDS encoding HEAT repeat domain-containing protein, producing the protein MNYKQTFSMDNNLTLQQFTSVVYSSKIQEFDPIELGLYLLETGDFQQRWEVANLLPKLGDSIIDPLLNILENEEIETEYRWFVGRILGKFNDTKIIIAFVNLLQTTEEEELLEIAAEALGNMGIAAINNLEQLLMDDSSKLLAVKALAQIRHSETILPLLKVVDDSNPEIRAIAIESLGSFHDSQLIPIFIKALKDPIFSIRKEGIIALEMQPEFKEKFEFIKQIKPLLYDLNLEVCQQAAFALGRMKDQEATEALSQVLSSELTPPMLKKEVIKALNWTENPQALDYLQQALLKEKSEICQEIIVILGTQNQEHLKLKATQILMDFLSLDKPVIRDKIIKQSVALSLGELGDSMAIKSLNKLAKDPEKSVQLHALAALKKMSNS; encoded by the coding sequence ATGAATTATAAACAGACTTTTTCTATGGATAATAACCTAACATTACAACAATTTACGTCGGTTGTTTATAGTTCCAAAATCCAAGAATTTGACCCCATTGAATTAGGATTATATCTTCTAGAAACTGGAGATTTTCAACAACGTTGGGAAGTAGCAAACCTGTTGCCAAAATTAGGAGATTCTATCATTGATCCATTATTAAATATCTTAGAAAATGAGGAAATTGAGACAGAATATCGTTGGTTTGTGGGACGTATTTTAGGAAAATTTAACGACACAAAAATTATAATTGCTTTCGTTAACTTACTACAAACAACAGAAGAAGAAGAACTATTAGAGATAGCAGCAGAAGCATTAGGAAATATGGGAATTGCTGCTATTAATAACTTAGAACAATTATTAATGGATGATTCCTCTAAATTATTAGCTGTGAAAGCGTTAGCACAAATTCGTCATTCAGAAACTATTTTACCCCTCTTAAAAGTCGTAGATGATTCTAACCCAGAAATTCGTGCGATCGCCATTGAATCTTTAGGGAGTTTTCATGATTCTCAACTAATTCCTATCTTTATAAAAGCGTTAAAAGATCCTATCTTTTCAATTCGTAAAGAAGGGATTATTGCTTTGGAAATGCAGCCAGAATTCAAAGAAAAATTTGAGTTTATTAAACAGATAAAACCTTTACTTTATGATCTTAATTTAGAAGTCTGTCAACAAGCTGCTTTCGCATTAGGAAGAATGAAAGATCAAGAAGCAACGGAAGCTTTATCTCAAGTTCTTAGTTCTGAACTAACTCCCCCAATGCTCAAAAAAGAAGTCATAAAAGCCTTAAATTGGACAGAAAACCCTCAAGCTTTAGACTATTTACAACAAGCATTATTAAAGGAAAAATCAGAAATATGCCAAGAAATTATTGTGATATTAGGAACACAAAACCAGGAGCATTTAAAACTTAAAGCAACTCAAATATTAATGGATTTTTTATCTTTAGATAAACCCGTTATTAGGGATAAAATAATTAAACAATCTGTTGCATTATCTTTAGGGGAATTGGGTGATTCAATGGCAATTAAGTCCTTGAATAAACTGGCCAAAGATCCAGAAAAATCCGTTCAATTACACGCGCTTGCAGCCTTAAAAAAAATGTCTAATAGTTAA
- a CDS encoding YceD family protein, producing the protein MQPIYIPHLLQIPNRTQTLLLDDIVPGLDTLTPVRGKVLIRHGGTFLEIGLRVETIMTLSCDRCLQQYNHRLTLDTSEIIWLDKNADLPQNFPQEREIAWEDLSETLSPEGHFDPNSWLYEQLSLAIPLRQLCGKNCQAPRTQPDENPTIIDSRWSSLESLKGQLPQ; encoded by the coding sequence ATGCAACCTATATATATTCCCCATTTACTGCAAATCCCTAATAGAACCCAAACCCTTCTCTTAGATGATATTGTCCCTGGCTTAGACACCTTGACTCCAGTTCGTGGGAAAGTGTTAATTAGACATGGTGGTACGTTTCTAGAGATTGGACTCAGGGTAGAAACCATTATGACCTTAAGCTGCGATCGCTGTCTACAACAGTATAATCATCGCCTAACCCTTGATACATCAGAAATTATTTGGTTAGATAAAAATGCTGATCTTCCTCAAAACTTTCCCCAAGAGAGAGAAATTGCCTGGGAAGATTTATCAGAAACCCTGTCCCCCGAAGGACATTTTGATCCCAATAGTTGGCTCTATGAGCAATTATCCTTAGCCATTCCCCTCAGACAATTATGTGGTAAAAATTGTCAAGCTCCAAGGACACAACCTGATGAAAACCCAACTATAATTGATAGTCGCTGGTCTTCTTTGGAGTCTTTAAAAGGACAACTACCACAATAA